In Erigeron canadensis isolate Cc75 chromosome 8, C_canadensis_v1, whole genome shotgun sequence, the DNA window GCATAACCACGTCCTTGATCCTTACCTGCCTACAAGTCCAGCAAAAGGTACAATATATCTTGCTTCCTAAATAGAACTTCTATCCTGAACCTAATTTAAGGACCAATCTTTTTGTGTTTCATTTGCTCCATAATTCTCAAGAACTGGCGGCACCACCAAGTGGGACTGGGAATGAACATTGAGGTGAGAGGGTGGTAATTCTGGACGAGGAAATAGCAGCTTCAATCTAAAAGCATCAACACCGTTCAAGTAGTATCTAAAAAGCCTTTTTGCTCTTATAAAACCAAGACGGCCATATAATGCAAGGGCCCCCTTATTTGTAACTTCCGCTTCCAACGTTAcctccaaaaagaaaaagataattatcaGATAACCAGCTTCCTTTTTACTAATTAGCAATTATTATCACATATTGCATCAAATCAAACTGAAATTAGCAAGTGTGACGGCATCTGAACTTGGAGAGTTGTAATTTACAACTGGGCTTTTCCTGTTGTGTTGCCTcaatcataaaacatttatagaTTTGTTGATAACTAATTACCATCTAACTAATTACCATCTAACTTTTTGATGATTCAATATTATATAATCACTTTCGAAACACAcaaccaaacacccctttatTCTAGGATAAAATGTCTTTGATCTCtttatatgatatttataaCAATTAGATGGCATATAGGACTTGCTTAATTTCCCTTCCCTTCCCTTTCCTTAAATGATAAAGAGAAATTATTTGTTCATGGATAGTTCTCTACTTATCTACTTGGGTTCTTAGATTGTTCTCAAGATTCTGCTGATGTCTAGATgccaaattgattttttttttttttttttttttttatattaggtgCCAAATTGATAATTATTCATAGACGGGTTGATATTATCATACCCACTGTTAACTAAGTGCACGATAACACTATTAAGaataaagtttcaactaaacTATCCATCTATCGGAAAAGACAACCTGTCAATAACAAACCACTGcatcaataaaagtaacataCGTCCAATCAAACAAAGATATattgtaacattaggattatAAGTATCAAACAAGCTCACTACAATATGTGATCATGCTGTCGAGGCATCTAATCATAATACTATGTACCACGCGCGCTACAGATTATTGCAAGATAAGCCATCTACCTctatattaaacaaaaagaaCTACAGATGATGAGGCAACATCTTGTAAAGTTTAGCCCATCGTTACGTTGAGCTGAGGTATGTTGCAGATTGCACTTATTAAGGATGGGTACAAGTATATAAGTCTAATTATAAATGATGAATTAGAGCTCAACCTTAACCATTCTAATCAAGAACTTTCCTTTTAAGCAAACTTGGGAACTGGTGaataaattttacaaaaaagatTTCGGATTAATGGAAACCCGACATGGGTTGACCTGTTGCATATTAGCCGTTAGAAACTGACCCCCTTACCCAATTATGTCTACTATCATTGTTTTTATATCACATCAGAAATATGACTGAACCCTTCCCAAACCAAACATATATCATTTAAACATTTAGCTCTGACACACGATGTAAATTCCCATATCTTTGTTGTTAATGTAATGAACCTATACTTTCTTGTGATATTAcaaaatgaaatcaaaataGGTATGTCTTAATTTATCAATGTGTTGATTGGGAAACGTATAAACGAGATAGATAGGTTGTCTGTGTGATTGCACAAGAATATAAACTAGCAGAGTCTAATTAAATTACCTCTTCACAACCCGATTCCATCATCACTTTAATGGATCTAGTCACAAGTTCTGTAGCTGCAACAacataatttttatcaaatggCATAATCAAAAATCATCGTTTTCAAGATAATATATCTTGCGCGTGAATCacaaatatacataaacataagAATCTTTGCGTTACCAATGCCTTTGTGACGGTAAGGTTTAAGCACGACAAGCATAGCAATGTAACCTCTAAACGTATTCCGATGCTCTCCCATTTTCGATACAACAGTTCCTATACATTTCCCCTTATGAAATGCCTACAACACAATATACATCTtaatctaataataattaaataaataaaacaacttgagaagaaaaaaaagatagatatatagtgGCATACAAGGAAGGAGAGATTGGGCCAGAGATAAACAAAGTAACGATAGGTAAAGATGGAATAAGGTTCACTAAGTTCTTCATCAACAAGCCGCATAATCAGCGGTAAATGATGTTCACCGCCGTAACTAACGTATTCTATCTCATCGTCGTCCCTTTCATTGCCACCATCCATTTCTTAACAATCGATCAATGGCCCGCCGCAGACAATCAAttatcaatcatatatatatatcgagtaTTATATTCTGTTATTAAATACCGCCGCTGatctattattatgtttgtgATTTTTAGGTTATATTATTCATTCACCGGAAATTATTAGATCAACGGTGTTTTTCTACGCCGTTAATATAACACAAAAGGGAAAGAGAATCGattccgtcgtttggtacaagaatatataaaaaatactaaattttaaataataatcaaatttaatacatataacatcactaaaataaataaaattttaaaaattctcattcccatcaattatctacatttcatagagaattgagggaatgGAGATTCCCTATTCTCGATTTTCTTTCCTATTCTccattacaaccaaacatgagaagtgtttctcattccatttccatCATTTCCATTCCATTGTACAAAACACCCCCTTAGATTGCGTAGAAAAAAAGTACTTTATTTGTTAGAAGAAAATTCATGATTGATATCCTCTAAATTTGGTCCGGTTTTATAAATAAGATTAGATCAATTTTATCCATTGaattaaataaagttttaaacatTAAGTTTTAATCTTGACCATTTGAATTTAATCCAATAGTTAAGTTGAATCGACTCAGTGTCGATTTAAACTTTTTTGGAGTATTAAGCGAGATCAATTTTTGAGTACCCTATTCTTAACTTCCAATTTAAAGTTATCGAATGCAAAAAATAAGTGTAGCTCAGCTAATAACTAttagtaaaaaaatttgtaaatattgatttaaaaaaccaataaaaacgTTAATCTAATGGAAAGCATATAATGGCATCCAACCCAAAGTCTAAACACTAAGCTTACTAtaaaaaaagttgaattttttgGAAGCCTAAAGTGATGGCTTAGTCTATTAACAATTGTAGAGCCGGATGTGATCaactttttttgaaaagtattgaCTGCTATATctatttatgattttatgtaCGTTTGGAGTTCTAGCACCCATCAAAACCCAAGTAGAGACTACTGCCATGGGTTGGAAGATATTGAAGGCTTGAAGCTGCTAGCTATTTTATTCAACTCTTGTGGAAAATGTTGTTCAAAAACTGTTGCTTTAAAGTTTAGATATATCTGATGAGTGCGATCCAACGTCTGTGAGTTTCTAGAGAACTATTATGCAGTAGATTATGAAAGCTGGTGGAAGTGACCTCCCCAATTTTGCCAATTTGCCTTGTATTGTctactacatgtttatgtgttgcaagtatatctatatctatatctatatatatatatatatatatttatatctatactcccttataataCAAACTAGGTATTCTATTTTTAGAATCTCTTAatctcttaaaacatttatagcATACATCGTTTATctattaaattattttcattaacTCCTTCAATcacataattattttatatcaaattatcTATCTCACtcgacaccgccaccaccgacGAACCGCCGTATTGCTCGGGTATTCATCTAGTTTGGAACAATACACAAAGCTATCAACTGGATCCTACCAAGCAATCATTTGTGAATTCCAAATTACAAAGCAAAATCACATTCACTTACAAAGAACATTATATGAATGTCTTGTGACATAACACATTTTTAATGGTACAAACATGTCGTTTCCTTTGGCTGACTTTGCAAAAATATCCACATCAACCACATTAACAACCAAATTATAAAATCTGTCTGATAAACCCTGATTATCTATTTACTTCTCGAACATGAATACATTCATCACCCATACTAACTAATAGCGACGACCACCCGAGGTTGATAAGAGGACTTTATTAGctttctttcctttctttccaaTCTCAGTGGTTGCCTTAGGTTCAACAGGTTTTGCTCTCGATATAATATTTGCGAAAGATGGCATGCCTCCTGATGGTACGGCTGTATAAACAATCCAATATATTATAAGAATGACATCTGATAATCTGACATCTTGTACttgttatataaaactaaagTGTAGTCAAAGATAGACGGCAAATACAATTTCGAGTAATACCAGGTGAAGAACCACTTGACATTTGGGGTTCCTCTACTCTTAGTGTAGGAGAATCATGAGCTGCAGCAAAACCAAGCCTGGCAACATTTGAAAATAGTGGCCTTTCCACAGCTGATGGAGGGCTAGACGATGTTACGGAAGAGCTTCCTAAAGCTTCAAATCAAAGGGTAAATATTTCAGAGCTTATCGCTACAAATCATTAATATCAGCTGGGCCCCAAAAGCAGTACTTCAATTAATTATAAGAGAAAAATTAATTCTCCTTTAAGCCATAAAAGGATTAGTAAAAGGTGAAGTATATAAACAGTTCAAGTGATAGACACAACATCAGCTGATACATGTTGAAGAAGCAGTGGAATTCAGACATCAAACGATATTCAGATAAAGACACAAAAACCCATCCTACAACTCCACATGGTCCAAGAGGAATCAGATGAGTCTATAAAAACTTAAATTGTATTGTATCATGGATTGTCAATCCTTTAAACATGCATCAGAATGTAGATTAGATCATAAGGATAAAGCCATACTGATTCATGATTGATTAAAGAAACAATCAGTAACCTAAATATATAGACGAGTTATTCAAAGATGAGTGAACAACAAAAGATTAATCTTTTTGGTGTGTGGGGAGAAGACTAGACTACACAAGAAAGATAGATAACCACCCAGGGGCTCGAGATCATGACAATTACATCAAAAACCAAATAAGGGAACATTTATATACCTTCAAAATCATCCAAGGAGAAAGCAGGAGCATAATCATAAGAAGCTTGACTATCAAACGCTACAGGCCCATAATTTGCAGCGGCGGCTTCTGCCTTGACTTTCTCCTGTTGTTCCTGCATGTAAGAGTGTAAGACCAAGAAAATTGTTATCCAAGTGTGCTCGCAAGTTAGAAAAAACAGCAAAAAACGCAACAGTATTATATTTGAACTTCGAATCTAAGTACTGTTGCTACAATGAAACCGAGTAACACTAGAAGGGGACCATTCCCCGACTCCCCGTACTACTATTACGTGTCATAACAATAaacaaatcaaaagatattatagGTTCCTGGTAGTAGCACATACAGACCTTTCTGGCAACCCTTTTCCGCTGCTTTTCCCTACTTTTCAGCTCATCCTCAAAAGGAGAAAGGGAACTAGGAGGCAACACTCCAGTGAGATCGATTTCACAAAGCTGAAATTAATCAGCACACgagtaaaacaaaattattacaaATTTGTTCGCAGAGGGAAGATTTCTTAACTACcccttttctttaattttcggATTATGGTTTGGCAACATACCTGAAATGTTGTTGTCAAAGAAAAATGGCTCAGGTAGCGATACCGCCTTCTCATGGCTTCAGATTGTGTAATAGAATCCAGCTGCAAAATCTTACCACTGACCCTGcaatttgtaaattttaattttagaatTAAGGATATAAAGAAACATCTGAATTTTAATTACAATTAGCACTTGCAGGTAGAGCTACAAAAGCATCTTGGAAGTACCATATATTAGATAACAAATAGTAGTTTCATGAGAACAAAGAGTTTCTTGAGAGAAACTTGATTCTTAAGTATATTGAGAACTCCCGACCTTTGAGGAAGCCTATCGTAGCTTCCATAATGGTGTAGAAGGCACTTCATATTCAGTGGATGGAGTATGAGGTGCTGACCATCAGCTGCCTGAAATAAGCAATATATGGAGAGATAGATTAATGTTACTAAATTTCAAACAATAGATTAATTTTACTAAATTTCAAACTATTTACCTAAGCTGTACTAATAACcattacaaatacaaatacaaattctttttttttggatatttCAAAAACAACTGCAGCATTGTCTTTATCGGCAAAACACAAAGATATAGTTATATTCTTACCAATACTTATCATTACAAAAGACTAAAGGCACTAACTGTTGTCCACGAGATTCTTGTTATTTTTGTAACTGGGAAGTATTCTTGGGGATTTGGATAATGGTGTCATGTgagaaaaagattaaaaaaaaaaaaaaaaaaaaaaaaaaagagacatcCTGGCAAAAGAAGAATATTTAGAGTTACCTGATAAAAATCATATGATCCCTTGATCTTCTTATCTGTGGAACCATCAGATGGGAACTGTATGCCCTTGCTATCATCATAGGAAGAAGACAAAGTTTCAATATGGCCTTCATCTGCTTCGTCCATGTCAGCAGTTTGAGTAAATGAAGATTCATTAATGTTAACCATCTCTGATCCAGCCTCGAGAAACGATTCATCATTGACACCAGTTGGAAGTTCTTCAGACATAAAAGAACCAAAATTTAAACTTGGTGGAGAACCTCCATGTATAGATTTAACTTTACGAGAGTTGATCCCATCGACATCCCTATGTTCCTTCCAATATTTCTTCCTTTCTTCTAGTTGTTCCATTGCCGCACAGACATATGGAAGTCTTTCCAGGTCATCAACAAGCCCCGACTCTGCTCTAGCAAGCCAACTATCTAAATCTGACATTGCTTTCCTAACTGATAGCTCAACATCTCCCGTAAAAGTGAACTTTGAAAAGGAGTCATAGACTTCCTCCTGTTCATCGACCATTTCTTTCTGTTTTGCACTTAAAGTTAATGAATCTTTATCACGTGTCAAAAGCATAAATTCGATGACATCACCAACGCAATGCTGCTTGACATTCTCAATGTAAATGGTATACAAGTCTTTTGATGATATCATCATGAAACATAGAGGACACTTTTTCCAGCATTCACGTTTATGATCATCTTCACCAATCAAAAAGTATCTCAATATACACGAGAAACAAAAGATATGACCACATGACGTCATCTGTGGACACAAAAGTTCCTCCAAACATATTGGACAAGTTGCTGCATGAGGGGTGAAATACTTCAAGCATATGATATCCTGCCATTGCAACATCTTATCCGGATCCATCATCTCAGGAGCATGGTTGCCAGAATCCAACAACACAAACTTATAATTTGCTTGAAGAAACAAATCTTTGTTATAAGGCTTTCTCTTCGGCAATCTTTTTGCAGGAGTAGGCCTTGATTGTGGACGAGTAATGGGATCATAATGAAAATTCAGTAAATGATTAGCATTACCTCCCTGTGCTTTCCGTCCCACTGATGTTGGACCGCCCCCTTGATTGATTCGGGATCCCCGATGACCACCCGATGAGCCTATGGGTTGAGAAAATCCAACACTGGATTGGCCAGAAACATTTTTCTGAAAAGGCATCTTCTTTCCATTTAGTTTATTTTCATCTTTCACCTTTAGCAATCAAAGAAATACCATAATGAATTTGTAAGTCATAATTCAGTGTAACTGTGTAAATGCATCTAAAGCGTATGTAAGCATATACAGATATATTTCTTTTTGTCATCAAGAGTTCACCTTTTTGGAAGATCCACCAGAAACTTCCGGTGCTGCAGCAGCTGATTCTAC includes these proteins:
- the LOC122579355 gene encoding RING finger protein 10 gives rise to the protein MSILPSQNLGSTSSSPSHINSQNPSINHGSTELDSPPPHHQSHSFQSLRISSDHPVNNFTESAAAAPEVSGGSSKKVKDENKLNGKKMPFQKNVSGQSSVGFSQPIGSSGGHRGSRINQGGGPTSVGRKAQGGNANHLLNFHYDPITRPQSRPTPAKRLPKRKPYNKDLFLQANYKFVLLDSGNHAPEMMDPDKMLQWQDIICLKYFTPHAATCPICLEELLCPQMTSCGHIFCFSCILRYFLIGEDDHKRECWKKCPLCFMMISSKDLYTIYIENVKQHCVGDVIEFMLLTRDKDSLTLSAKQKEMVDEQEEVYDSFSKFTFTGDVELSVRKAMSDLDSWLARAESGLVDDLERLPYVCAAMEQLEERKKYWKEHRDVDGINSRKVKSIHGGSPPSLNFGSFMSEELPTGVNDESFLEAGSEMVNINESSFTQTADMDEADEGHIETLSSSYDDSKGIQFPSDGSTDKKIKGSYDFYQAADGQHLILHPLNMKCLLHHYGSYDRLPQRVSGKILQLDSITQSEAMRRRYRYLSHFSLTTTFQLCEIDLTGVLPPSSLSPFEDELKSREKQRKRVARKEQQEKVKAEAAAANYGPVAFDSQASYDYAPAFSLDDFEALGSSSVTSSSPPSAVERPLFSNVARLGFAAAHDSPTLRVEEPQMSSGSSPAVPSGGMPSFANIISRAKPVEPKATTEIGKKGKKANKVLLSTSGGRRY
- the LOC122578547 gene encoding N-alpha-acetyltransferase MAK3 yields the protein MDGGNERDDDEIEYVSYGGEHHLPLIMRLVDEELSEPYSIFTYRYFVYLWPNLSFLAFHKGKCIGTVVSKMGEHRNTFRGYIAMLVVLKPYRHKGIATELVTRSIKVMMESGCEEVTLEAEVTNKGALALYGRLGFIRAKRLFRYYLNGVDAFRLKLLFPRPELPPSHLNVHSQSHLVVPPVLENYGANETQKDWSLN